One region of Micromonospora ureilytica genomic DNA includes:
- the rplS gene encoding 50S ribosomal protein L19: MNILDALDAQSKRTDLPDFRAGDTVKVHARVVEGNRSRVQIFQGVVIRRQGDGLRETFSVRKVSFGVGVERTYPLNGPGIDRIEIVTRGDVRRAKLYYLRELRGKKAKIKEKREKQPS; encoded by the coding sequence ATGAACATCCTGGACGCCCTTGACGCCCAGTCGAAGCGGACCGACCTTCCCGACTTCCGGGCCGGTGACACCGTCAAGGTGCACGCCCGCGTCGTCGAGGGCAACCGGTCCCGTGTCCAGATCTTCCAGGGCGTCGTGATCCGCCGCCAGGGTGACGGTCTGCGCGAGACCTTCTCGGTCCGCAAGGTCAGCTTCGGTGTCGGCGTCGAGCGGACCTACCCGCTCAACGGCCCGGGCATCGACCGGATCGAGATCGTGACCCGCGGTGACGTGCGTCGCGCCAAGCTCTACTACCTGCGCGAGCTGCGCGGCAAGAAGGCCAAGATCAAGGAGAAGCGGGAGAAGCAGCCCAGCTGA
- a CDS encoding DUF2469 domain-containing protein, translated as MSAEDLEKYETEMELQLYREYRDIVRQFSYVVETERRFYLANQVDLHVRNSDGEVYFEVEMHDAWVWDMYRPARFVKNVRVMTFKDVNVEELEKPDISLPADSGFGG; from the coding sequence ATGAGCGCGGAAGATCTCGAGAAGTACGAGACCGAGATGGAGCTGCAGCTCTACCGGGAGTACCGCGACATTGTCCGCCAATTCTCCTACGTGGTGGAGACGGAGCGCCGGTTCTACCTGGCCAACCAGGTCGACCTGCACGTGCGTAACTCCGACGGCGAGGTCTACTTCGAGGTCGAGATGCACGACGCCTGGGTGTGGGACATGTACCGTCCTGCCCGCTTCGTGAAGAACGTCCGGGTGATGACCTTCAAGGACGTCAACGTCGAGGAGTTGGAGAAGCCCGACATCTCGCTGCCCGCCGACTCCGGCTTCGGCGGCTGA
- the trmD gene encoding tRNA (guanosine(37)-N1)-methyltransferase TrmD: MRVDVVSIFPEYFAPLDLSLIGRARANGVLQLAVHDLRTWTHDVHRTVDDTPYGGGPGMVMRPEPWGEALDALAPVDAPPPRLLVPSPAGAPFTQAMAYELAAESHLLFACGRYEGIDQRVLAHAATRMPVTEVSLGDYVLFGGEVAVLVMLEAVTRLLPGVLGNAGSLDEESHAHGLLEAPIYTKPPSWRGHDVPEVLRSGDHGKIARWRREEGLLRTAARRPDLLAALPADRLDKRDIAALDQAGFQPPPGDVAK, encoded by the coding sequence ATGCGCGTCGACGTCGTGTCGATCTTTCCGGAGTACTTCGCCCCGCTGGACCTGTCGCTGATCGGACGGGCGCGGGCCAACGGCGTACTCCAGCTCGCCGTGCACGACCTGCGGACCTGGACCCACGACGTGCACCGCACTGTCGACGACACCCCCTACGGCGGCGGGCCGGGGATGGTGATGCGCCCGGAGCCGTGGGGTGAGGCGTTGGACGCCCTCGCGCCGGTCGACGCCCCGCCGCCCCGGCTGCTGGTGCCGTCGCCGGCCGGTGCCCCGTTCACCCAGGCCATGGCGTACGAGTTGGCGGCCGAGTCGCATCTGCTCTTCGCCTGTGGCCGCTACGAGGGGATCGACCAGCGGGTCCTGGCGCACGCCGCCACCCGGATGCCGGTCACCGAGGTGTCGCTCGGTGACTACGTGCTCTTCGGCGGCGAGGTCGCGGTCCTGGTGATGCTGGAGGCGGTCACCCGGCTGCTGCCGGGGGTGCTGGGCAACGCGGGCTCGTTGGACGAGGAGTCGCACGCGCACGGGCTGCTGGAGGCGCCGATCTACACCAAGCCGCCGAGTTGGCGTGGGCACGACGTGCCGGAGGTGCTCCGCTCCGGTGACCACGGCAAGATCGCCCGCTGGCGGCGCGAGGAGGGTCTGCTGCGGACCGCGGCCCGCCGTCCGGACCTGCTGGCCGCGCTGCCCGCCGATCGGCTCGACAAACGGGACATCGCGGCCCTCGACCAGGCCGGATTTCAACCTCCGCCGGGGGATGTGGCAAAGTAG
- a CDS encoding RNA-binding protein has product MPTPVSRPDMPLRPALEHLVKGIVDHPDDVRVRLVDSRRGKRLEVRVHPEDLGTVIGRSGRTAKALRQVIGSIGGRGVRVDIVDSY; this is encoded by the coding sequence CTGCCGACGCCGGTGAGCAGGCCTGACATGCCACTGCGTCCGGCGTTGGAGCACCTGGTCAAGGGCATCGTCGACCACCCGGATGACGTCCGGGTGCGGCTTGTCGATTCCCGTCGGGGCAAGCGGCTCGAAGTCCGCGTGCACCCCGAGGACCTCGGCACTGTGATCGGGCGGTCCGGCCGGACCGCCAAGGCGCTGCGCCAGGTGATCGGCTCCATCGGCGGGCGCGGAGTCCGCGTCGACATCGTCGACTCGTACTGA
- a CDS encoding aminotransferase class V-fold PLP-dependent enzyme, translating to MSVPQPPEPIPGARLLFSLDPAVSHLNHGSFGAVPIGVQRAQQRLRDEMEANPLRFFTQGLVDRIAHSRRHLAGFLGADPDGSALVGNTTTGVAVVLQSVGLQAGDEVLSTDHGYGAVSLAIQRECRRTGAVSRVLPIPLAATDEQIVQSIRDGLRPGRTRLLVVDQLTSATAKLFPTAAIVGVAREQGVPVLVDAAHAPGMLTTPVASIGADFWVGNLHKWAYAPRGTALLAVAPQWRDRIEPLVVSWEQESGFPARLEWQATLDYTPWLAAPAGLFTMRSLGVDRVRAHNAALAAYGQRVVGDALGVDPADLPDPGGPGVALRLIPLPLGLGSTIDAARALQTRIGARLAAEVAVMSWSGRGWLRLTGQVYNAADEYERLAARLPALLAQR from the coding sequence GTGAGCGTCCCGCAGCCCCCTGAGCCGATCCCGGGCGCCCGCCTGCTCTTCTCCCTGGACCCGGCGGTCAGCCACCTCAACCATGGTTCGTTCGGCGCGGTGCCGATCGGTGTGCAGCGCGCCCAGCAGCGGCTGCGCGACGAGATGGAGGCGAACCCGCTGCGCTTCTTCACCCAGGGGCTCGTCGACCGGATCGCGCACAGCCGCCGGCACCTCGCCGGGTTCCTGGGCGCCGACCCGGACGGCAGCGCCCTGGTGGGCAACACCACCACCGGCGTCGCCGTGGTGCTCCAGTCGGTGGGCCTGCAGGCCGGCGACGAGGTGCTGAGCACCGACCACGGGTACGGGGCGGTGAGCCTGGCCATCCAGCGCGAGTGCCGCCGTACCGGCGCGGTCAGCCGGGTCCTGCCGATCCCCCTGGCCGCCACCGACGAGCAGATCGTGCAGAGCATCCGGGACGGCCTGCGCCCCGGGCGGACCCGGCTGCTCGTCGTCGACCAGCTCACCTCGGCCACCGCCAAGCTCTTCCCGACCGCCGCCATCGTCGGGGTGGCCCGCGAACAGGGCGTGCCGGTCCTGGTGGACGCCGCGCACGCCCCGGGCATGCTGACCACCCCGGTGGCGAGCATCGGCGCGGACTTCTGGGTGGGCAACCTGCACAAGTGGGCGTACGCGCCGCGCGGCACGGCCCTGCTGGCGGTGGCACCGCAGTGGCGGGACCGGATCGAGCCACTTGTGGTGTCCTGGGAGCAGGAGTCGGGTTTCCCGGCCCGGCTCGAGTGGCAGGCGACTCTCGACTACACGCCCTGGCTGGCCGCCCCGGCGGGCCTGTTCACGATGCGCAGCCTCGGCGTCGACCGGGTGCGGGCGCACAACGCCGCGCTCGCCGCGTACGGCCAGCGGGTGGTGGGGGACGCTCTGGGGGTGGACCCCGCCGACCTGCCCGACCCCGGCGGGCCGGGGGTGGCTCTGCGTCTCATCCCGCTGCCGCTCGGCCTGGGCAGCACGATCGACGCGGCGCGGGCGTTGCAGACGCGGATCGGTGCGCGGCTCGCCGCCGAGGTGGCGGTGATGAGCTGGAGCGGCCGGGGGTGGCTGCGGCTCACCGGCCAGGTCTACAACGCCGCCGACGAGTACGAACGGCTGGCCGCACGGCTGCCGGCACTGCTCGCCCAGCGCTGA
- a CDS encoding NUDIX hydrolase has translation MLLVDAAGRVLLFEGFDPARPEHRYWFTPGGGLDPLESPAAGAARELAEETGLRLDPAELGEPVWSDATEFSFDGVWYRQEQDFFLFRVDSWLVDTTGFNDIERRSIADHNWWRPDELVASGDRFYPPELPALLTRLGLSTTAGQDEASC, from the coding sequence GTGCTGCTCGTCGACGCGGCCGGCCGGGTCCTGCTGTTCGAGGGCTTCGACCCGGCCCGGCCCGAGCACCGCTACTGGTTCACTCCCGGCGGCGGGCTCGATCCGCTGGAGTCCCCAGCGGCGGGCGCGGCCCGGGAGTTGGCCGAGGAGACCGGCCTGCGGCTCGACCCGGCCGAGTTGGGTGAGCCGGTCTGGTCCGACGCGACCGAGTTCTCCTTCGACGGCGTCTGGTACCGCCAGGAGCAGGACTTCTTCCTCTTCCGGGTGGACTCCTGGCTCGTGGACACCACGGGCTTCAACGACATCGAGCGGCGCAGCATCGCCGACCACAACTGGTGGCGTCCCGACGAGTTGGTGGCCAGCGGGGACCGGTTCTACCCGCCCGAGTTGCCCGCCCTGTTGACCCGGCTCGGGCTGTCGACCACCGCCGGCCAGGACGAGGCGTCGTGCTGA
- a CDS encoding ribonuclease HII: protein MLTPPRTVVRREAGLYALERALQRRGFRHVAGADEAGRGACAGPLVAAAAVLPEGRRGEVEGLADSKLLTPASRERVYAEVVDRALAYAVVVIPAEEVDARGLHVCNLAAMRRALASLTTRPEYVLTDGFGVDGLGVPGLAVWKGDRVAACVAAASVLAKVTRDRLMVELDGVFPAYGFAEHKGYITPEHSAALREHGPCREHRFSYVNVAAVSGRDGRPPRARRPGGHRPDEPMERSWASGGTVGVALGEQPRPPTPVGEDVAMEGGVR, encoded by the coding sequence GTGCTGACCCCGCCGCGCACCGTGGTGCGCCGAGAGGCCGGCCTGTACGCCCTGGAGCGGGCGTTGCAGCGACGTGGCTTCCGGCACGTCGCCGGTGCCGACGAGGCGGGCCGCGGTGCGTGCGCCGGTCCGCTGGTCGCCGCCGCGGCGGTGCTGCCCGAGGGGCGGCGCGGCGAGGTCGAGGGGCTGGCCGACTCGAAGCTGCTCACCCCGGCCAGCCGGGAACGGGTGTACGCGGAGGTCGTGGACCGCGCGCTCGCGTACGCCGTGGTGGTCATCCCGGCCGAGGAGGTCGACGCCCGCGGCCTGCACGTGTGCAACCTGGCCGCGATGCGCAGGGCGCTCGCCTCGCTCACCACCCGCCCGGAGTACGTGCTGACCGACGGCTTCGGCGTGGACGGCCTGGGTGTTCCCGGGCTGGCGGTGTGGAAGGGCGACCGGGTGGCCGCGTGTGTGGCGGCGGCCAGTGTCCTGGCCAAGGTCACGCGGGACCGGCTCATGGTGGAGCTGGACGGGGTCTTCCCGGCGTACGGCTTCGCCGAGCACAAGGGCTACATCACCCCGGAGCACTCGGCGGCGCTGCGGGAGCACGGGCCGTGCCGGGAGCACCGGTTCTCGTACGTCAATGTCGCCGCGGTCTCCGGCCGCGACGGCCGGCCGCCGCGTGCTCGACGGCCCGGCGGCCACCGCCCGGATGAGCCGATGGAGCGCTCGTGGGCGTCAGGGGGTACCGTCGGCGTGGCGTTGGGCGAGCAGCCTCGGCCTCCGACGCCGGTGGGGGAAGATGTGGCCATGGAAGGCGGAGTGCGATGA
- the rimM gene encoding ribosome maturation factor RimM (Essential for efficient processing of 16S rRNA): MQLVIGRIGKPHGVRGEVTVEVRTDEPEARFAPGTVLRTEPGATPPPATDEPGVPFRVPAELTIEEARFHQGRVLIAFDGILDRNTAEALRGTLLVVDSADVAPPDDPEEFHDHQLVGLAVVTPAGERLGEVARIDHAPSSDLLVLRRPEGRTALIPFVRAIVPEVDLAGGRVVVDPPAGLLDL, from the coding sequence ATGCAGCTCGTCATCGGCAGGATCGGCAAGCCGCACGGTGTCCGCGGTGAGGTCACCGTGGAAGTGCGGACCGACGAGCCCGAGGCACGGTTCGCCCCTGGCACAGTGCTCCGCACTGAGCCAGGGGCGACACCCCCTCCAGCCACCGACGAGCCCGGCGTGCCGTTCCGGGTTCCGGCGGAGCTGACCATCGAGGAAGCCCGCTTCCACCAGGGCCGGGTGCTTATCGCGTTCGACGGCATCCTGGACCGCAACACCGCCGAGGCGCTGCGTGGGACGCTGCTCGTGGTGGACAGCGCCGACGTGGCCCCACCGGACGACCCGGAGGAGTTCCACGACCACCAGCTGGTCGGGTTGGCCGTGGTGACCCCCGCCGGCGAACGCCTGGGTGAGGTCGCCCGCATCGACCACGCTCCCTCGTCCGACCTGCTGGTGTTGCGGCGCCCCGAGGGGCGTACCGCGTTGATCCCGTTCGTCCGGGCGATCGTTCCGGAGGTCGACCTGGCCGGCGGACGTGTGGTCGTCGACCCGCCAGCCGGACTGCTCGACCTTTAG
- a CDS encoding murein hydrolase activator EnvC family protein: protein MRQPPVRSIRRTVLLCAALPLALTVQLCGLAVLVAAAPGQPPTPTMPVAVLGEPVAAPTPAGRFRWPVDGPPRPVRRFDRPPRPWLPGHRGVDLAAPAGAVVRSAGPGTVLYAGLVAGRPVVTVGHADGLRTTHEPVQPGVRPGQPVAAGAPLGELLPGHPGCPAEACLHWGLRRGEEYLDPLALLGLGPVRLLPVGPVLLLAVGPVSAGRAVPAAVRPAVRTRRRRCRPGR, encoded by the coding sequence ATGCGACAGCCACCCGTCCGTTCGATCCGCCGCACGGTGCTGCTCTGCGCCGCGCTTCCGCTCGCACTGACCGTCCAGCTCTGCGGGCTGGCGGTGCTGGTAGCGGCGGCGCCCGGCCAACCACCGACCCCGACCATGCCGGTCGCGGTCCTGGGGGAGCCGGTCGCCGCCCCGACGCCCGCCGGACGGTTCCGCTGGCCGGTCGACGGGCCACCCCGTCCGGTTCGCCGGTTCGACAGGCCGCCGCGACCGTGGCTACCCGGGCATCGCGGCGTCGACCTGGCCGCCCCCGCCGGAGCGGTGGTCCGCAGCGCCGGGCCGGGCACCGTGCTCTACGCCGGCCTGGTGGCCGGTCGACCGGTGGTCACCGTGGGGCACGCCGACGGGCTGCGGACCACCCACGAACCGGTCCAACCCGGCGTACGCCCCGGCCAGCCGGTCGCCGCCGGCGCACCGCTGGGCGAGCTGCTGCCCGGGCACCCGGGTTGCCCGGCCGAGGCGTGCCTGCACTGGGGCCTGCGCCGGGGCGAGGAGTATCTCGACCCGCTGGCTCTGCTCGGCCTCGGCCCGGTGCGCCTGCTCCCGGTCGGCCCGGTGCTGTTGCTCGCGGTAGGTCCGGTCAGCGCTGGGCGAGCAGTGCCGGCAGCCGTGCGGCCAGCCGTTCGTACTCGTCGGCGGCGTTGTAGACCTGGCCGGTGA
- a CDS encoding sulfite oxidase → MTTLDDRKPSSREPTLADVSGPSRLAEPDEAISAEELQLAARNHGIPLEALRYDVTPAGLHYLLIHYDIPELDPATHTLTIGGAVDRPLTVTLADLRERQRVTRQVTLECAGNGRALLHPRPVSQPWLVEAVGNAKWTGTPLAPLLRESGIDPDAVDVVFTGADHGVERGVEQDYQRALPVADALREEVLLAYEMNGAPLLPQHGAPLRLIVPGWYGMAHVKWVHSVELRTEPFEGYQNAVAYRVRRDADDPGVPVTRIEPRAVVRPPGFPDFMSRRRVLRPGPCLLDGRAWSGHAPVVAVEVTTDGGESWAPAELDPTDAGDFAWRRWRYEWVADPGRYVLGARATDASGRTQPVEQQWNRGGFANNMVQRVEVVVPAE, encoded by the coding sequence ATGACCACTCTCGATGACCGGAAGCCGTCCTCCCGCGAGCCGACGCTGGCCGACGTGAGCGGCCCGTCCCGGCTCGCGGAGCCGGACGAGGCGATCAGCGCCGAGGAGTTGCAGCTCGCGGCCCGCAACCACGGCATTCCGTTGGAGGCGCTGCGCTACGACGTCACCCCGGCCGGGCTGCACTACCTGCTGATCCACTACGACATCCCGGAGCTCGACCCGGCGACGCACACGCTGACCATCGGCGGGGCGGTGGACCGGCCGCTGACTGTCACCCTCGCCGACCTGCGCGAGCGGCAACGGGTCACCCGACAGGTGACCCTGGAGTGCGCCGGCAACGGACGAGCCCTGCTGCACCCCCGGCCGGTCAGTCAGCCCTGGCTGGTCGAGGCGGTCGGCAACGCCAAGTGGACCGGCACCCCCCTCGCACCGCTGCTGCGGGAGTCGGGCATCGACCCGGACGCGGTGGACGTGGTCTTCACCGGCGCCGATCACGGTGTGGAGCGCGGGGTCGAGCAGGACTACCAGCGGGCGCTTCCGGTCGCCGACGCGCTGCGCGAGGAGGTGCTGCTGGCGTACGAGATGAACGGCGCTCCCCTGCTGCCGCAGCACGGCGCGCCGCTACGGCTGATCGTGCCGGGCTGGTACGGCATGGCGCACGTGAAGTGGGTCCACTCCGTCGAGCTGCGGACCGAGCCGTTCGAGGGGTACCAGAACGCGGTGGCCTACCGGGTACGCCGCGACGCCGACGATCCGGGCGTGCCGGTCACGCGGATCGAGCCGCGGGCAGTGGTCCGCCCGCCCGGCTTCCCCGACTTCATGTCCCGCCGCCGGGTGCTGCGACCCGGCCCATGCCTTCTGGATGGTCGGGCCTGGTCGGGGCACGCCCCGGTGGTCGCCGTGGAGGTGACCACCGACGGCGGGGAGAGCTGGGCGCCGGCCGAGCTGGACCCGACGGACGCGGGCGATTTCGCCTGGCGGCGCTGGCGATACGAGTGGGTAGCCGACCCCGGCCGGTACGTGCTCGGCGCGCGGGCGACCGACGCGTCCGGGCGGACCCAGCCGGTCGAGCAACAGTGGAACCGTGGCGGCTTCGCCAACAACATGGTGCAGCGGGTCGAGGTCGTGGTGCCGGCCGAGTGA
- the rpsP gene encoding 30S ribosomal protein S16, with protein MAVKIRLLRMGKIRNPQYRIVIADSRTKRDGRAIEFVGIYQPKEDPSIIEVKSERVQYWLSVGAQPSEAVQRLLELTGDWQKYKGLPAPPPLLVAPERADRKAAYEAEAKAAAGLAPETPAKPAKKAAKAAEAPKTEAPKTEAAKTEAPKTEAAAEAPTAEAPKTEAPAEAPAAADAGEQA; from the coding sequence GTGGCCGTAAAGATCCGGCTCCTGCGGATGGGCAAGATCCGCAACCCGCAGTACCGCATCGTCATCGCCGACTCGCGCACCAAGCGCGACGGTCGGGCGATCGAGTTCGTCGGGATTTACCAGCCCAAGGAAGACCCCTCGATCATCGAGGTCAAGTCGGAGCGGGTCCAGTACTGGCTGTCCGTCGGCGCCCAGCCGAGCGAGGCGGTGCAGCGGCTGCTGGAGCTGACCGGTGACTGGCAGAAGTACAAGGGCCTGCCCGCCCCGCCGCCGCTCCTGGTCGCCCCCGAGCGGGCCGACCGCAAGGCGGCGTACGAGGCTGAGGCGAAGGCCGCCGCCGGGCTCGCCCCGGAGACCCCGGCCAAGCCGGCCAAGAAGGCCGCCAAGGCTGCCGAGGCTCCGAAGACCGAGGCTCCGAAGACCGAGGCTGCGAAGACCGAGGCGCCGAAGACCGAGGCTGCGGCTGAGGCTCCGACGGCCGAGGCGCCGAAGACCGAGGCTCCGGCCGAGGCCCCGGCCGCTGCCGACGCCGGTGAGCAGGCCTGA
- the lepB gene encoding signal peptidase I: protein MIDEQTDKPRSSFWKELPILLGVAILVAVLVRAFVLQTFFIPSPSMENTLKIDDRVLVNKLVYDFRSPHRGEVIVFKAPTEWSGNPDGEDFIKRVIGIPGDHVVCCDPEERLMINGKSLDEPYIFSMDGIRDKPADQEFDITVPKGRLWVMGDHRSASGDSLEHWQQSQQNITEATIPEDSVVGRAFTVFWPVNRATWLTVPDGFDGIPKP from the coding sequence GTGATTGACGAGCAGACCGACAAGCCCCGCAGCTCCTTCTGGAAGGAGCTGCCGATCCTGCTGGGTGTGGCGATCCTGGTCGCGGTGCTGGTCCGCGCCTTCGTGCTGCAGACCTTCTTCATCCCCTCCCCGTCCATGGAGAACACTCTCAAGATCGATGACCGGGTGCTGGTCAACAAGCTGGTCTACGACTTCCGATCACCGCACCGGGGCGAGGTGATCGTGTTCAAGGCCCCGACCGAGTGGAGCGGCAACCCCGACGGGGAGGACTTCATCAAGCGGGTGATCGGCATCCCCGGCGACCACGTGGTCTGCTGCGACCCGGAGGAACGGTTGATGATCAACGGCAAGTCGTTGGACGAGCCGTACATCTTCTCCATGGACGGGATTCGCGACAAGCCCGCCGACCAGGAGTTCGACATCACCGTGCCGAAGGGTCGGCTGTGGGTGATGGGCGACCACCGGTCGGCCTCCGGCGACTCGCTGGAGCACTGGCAGCAGTCCCAGCAGAACATCACCGAGGCCACGATCCCCGAGGACTCAGTGGTCGGGCGGGCGTTCACCGTCTTCTGGCCGGTCAACCGGGCCACCTGGCTCACGGTGCCCGACGGGTTCGACGGCATTCCCAAGCCGTAG
- a CDS encoding tyrosine recombinase XerC encodes MSRPDRGTRAMHQALPPALRDAVDDFAEHLSRVRNRSAHTVRAYVTDLVSLLDHAVRMGCVDLAELDLSVLRSWLARQRTTGAARTSLARRAASARAFSAWAHRSGLLPADVGAALASPRAHRELPSVLRADQAAALVEAPARRAPPSDPPAEPGAGAAAAAVPLRDRVLLELLYATGVRVSEACGLDVGDVDHGRRVIRVFGKGGRERSVPYGVPAQRALDDWLRRGRPAMVSARSGDALLLGARGGRLNPTTARQIVGAYAETAGLPRTSPHDLRHSAATHLLEGGADLRAVQELLGHSSLASTQIYTHVSVERLRAAYRQAHPRA; translated from the coding sequence ATGAGTCGGCCCGACCGGGGCACCCGGGCCATGCACCAGGCACTCCCGCCGGCGCTGCGCGACGCGGTCGACGACTTCGCCGAGCACCTGTCCCGGGTCCGTAACCGGTCGGCGCACACCGTCCGCGCCTACGTCACCGATCTCGTCTCGCTTCTCGACCACGCCGTCCGGATGGGCTGCGTCGACCTCGCCGAGCTGGACCTGTCGGTGCTGCGTAGTTGGCTGGCGCGGCAGCGCACCACCGGTGCGGCCCGCACGTCGTTGGCCCGGCGGGCCGCGTCGGCACGGGCGTTCAGCGCCTGGGCACATCGGTCCGGGCTGCTCCCCGCCGACGTGGGCGCCGCGCTGGCCAGCCCTCGCGCGCACCGGGAACTGCCCAGCGTGCTGCGCGCCGACCAGGCCGCCGCGCTGGTCGAGGCGCCCGCCCGACGGGCACCACCCAGCGACCCGCCAGCGGAGCCGGGGGCGGGTGCCGCCGCCGCGGCGGTGCCGCTGCGGGACCGGGTGCTGCTGGAGCTGCTCTACGCCACAGGCGTACGGGTCAGCGAGGCGTGCGGGTTGGACGTCGGCGACGTCGACCACGGCCGGCGGGTGATCCGGGTGTTCGGCAAGGGCGGGCGGGAGCGCTCGGTGCCGTACGGGGTGCCCGCCCAGCGAGCGTTGGACGACTGGCTGCGCCGGGGCCGCCCGGCGATGGTGAGCGCCCGCTCCGGCGACGCGCTGCTGCTGGGCGCCCGGGGCGGTCGACTCAACCCGACGACGGCGCGTCAGATCGTCGGTGCGTACGCCGAGACGGCCGGGCTGCCCCGGACCAGCCCGCACGATCTCCGCCACTCCGCGGCCACCCACCTCCTGGAGGGTGGCGCCGACCTGCGCGCCGTGCAGGAGCTGCTCGGTCACTCGTCGCTGGCGAGTACGCAGATCTACACCCACGTGTCGGTCGAGCGGCTGCGCGCCGCGTACCGGCAGGCGCACCCGCGCGCCTAG
- the lepB gene encoding signal peptidase I → MVQTLDEDGTVDPWRRRARRTRRQMPLWQELPLLLVVAFCLAVLIRTFLLQAFFIPSGSMEDTLLVGDRVLVNKVVYDVRDPLRGEVVVFRGTDRWAPQVDDQPKPGVAGRLTRTVGDLIGVSRPGEKDFIKRVIGLPGDRVKCCDSQGRVTVNGTPLNEPYVLRDSPLDLPPNPSECRSRRFDEVVVPPGQIFVMGDHREVSQDARCQGPVPIENVVGRAFMVVWPSSRWSALSVPPTFEDVSGSATASPAAPPVRPTPEGGVLLMLPLAAALRGSRAFRTVPSSRAT, encoded by the coding sequence GTGGTGCAGACGCTTGACGAGGACGGCACCGTCGATCCGTGGCGCCGACGGGCTCGCCGCACCCGCCGGCAGATGCCCCTCTGGCAGGAGTTGCCGCTGCTGCTGGTGGTCGCGTTCTGCCTCGCGGTGCTGATCCGGACCTTCCTGCTCCAGGCGTTCTTCATCCCGTCCGGCTCGATGGAGGACACCCTCCTCGTCGGTGACCGGGTGCTGGTCAACAAGGTCGTCTACGACGTTCGTGACCCGCTGCGCGGCGAGGTGGTGGTCTTCCGGGGCACCGACCGCTGGGCGCCGCAGGTCGACGATCAGCCGAAGCCCGGTGTCGCCGGCCGGCTCACCCGGACCGTCGGCGATCTGATCGGGGTGAGCCGCCCCGGTGAGAAGGACTTCATCAAGCGGGTGATCGGTCTCCCCGGTGACCGGGTCAAGTGCTGCGACAGCCAGGGGCGGGTCACAGTGAACGGCACGCCGCTCAATGAGCCGTACGTCCTGCGGGACTCCCCACTGGATCTGCCCCCCAACCCGTCGGAGTGTCGCTCCCGGCGCTTCGACGAGGTCGTCGTGCCGCCCGGTCAGATCTTCGTGATGGGCGACCACCGTGAGGTCTCCCAGGACGCGCGTTGCCAGGGGCCGGTGCCGATCGAGAACGTGGTCGGCCGGGCCTTCATGGTGGTCTGGCCCTCGTCGCGGTGGAGCGCGTTGTCGGTGCCGCCGACGTTCGAGGACGTGTCCGGGTCGGCCACGGCGTCCCCCGCTGCGCCTCCGGTGCGACCGACTCCGGAGGGCGGTGTGCTGCTGATGCTTCCGCTGGCAGCCGCACTACGCGGTTCCCGCGCGTTCCGGACGGTGCCGTCCAGTCGGGCAACGTAG